The genomic interval GTTGGTAACCCTTGGCTCCGGGGGTAGGTTGGAAATCGGGAGACATCTGGAATCGGGTCGCTGCATCATTGCCCCACCATCCGGCGAGACTAGTAACGCGCATCTCATCAGCACAGGCTGACACAGCAGTGCGATGACTCGACTTACCGCCGACCACCGTCATCTAATCTAGTCTTGATGTAGTAGCCTCCGATAGCAGCAGGGCCCGCGTTAAGGTACCTGCAAAGGATTGTTACTAATTAGCGATGGTCGTGACTTCTTGTGCGGCCGATCTCACTTGTATGTACACCACACGGCAAAGTCCACATCCCACTCGTTCAGCTTCGTCTCGACGTTTCCTATACCATGAGCCATATCGAGACCGATCAGAGCACCGATCTCGTGTGCTTTTGGTGCGATGGTAGCGATGTCGAACAGTTGACCGGTGTAGTACTGTACTAGTGGGAGCCAGACAATTGCGATCTGAGTCCGAGGGATCATTACATATCAGCTTTCGCGATGAGGATGCAACTTTATGTCAATCGGAGAGATGAACGCACAGTGTCCTTGTTGTCCTCCAACACCTTCAGAATGTCTTCCGTTCTCAGggtttcttccccttctcgaGGTGATAAGCCGATGACAGCATTGTCGATCTGTTCTTGACTGAGAACCTTGTCGTGTAGTTTGGGATGGGAATGGATAGCATACTAATGTTAATCGGCGTCAGTACTTGCACCCATGCACATAGCTCTACCGCAAACCTTTCTTGTAAGAAGAGAGCACGTACCCAGTCACTTGGGAAACTACCTTTCTCAATAAcgatcttccatctcttctctgtTGGTCGATAGAAACTCATAAACAGATTATGTATATTACTTGTCAATGTTGAGCTGTGTgctacctcttcttctttcgctcCGATGATCTTTGCAAGATGAGGGGTAAGTGGCGCATCGACATGTTTCCATGGTCTATTGTGGGGATGTTTGAAGTGCCCTGTGACGGTGCTATAATGACCAAACCATGGCGTATCAGCGAAAGTCCCCCGTATTCTTTGCTAATACATGATGATTCTCAGACAGACTAGACTTACCTAGTCGACCAGACATCTAGCTCTTCTAATATGTGTTGTCTAGCTCGTTTATTGAGTAGTCCAAGCGAATTACCACAGAAATATATCGCCTCCCCCTCTGCACATGCAAAGTCAACACAGAATCGTCTTTTGAATTACACAGGATGGCACTGGCACTTACCACCCTCGCCTCCACATGCTTTGATCGTAGGCATTTCGAATTCATCTCGAGTCCAGTTGAGCGGGTCCTCTCTGTCGAGTCGAGCTAAATCTTCCAAGGTAGGTAtattcttctccatctcaaTTGTTCTAAATCGTCTTAGCGAGGTTTGGGTTGTTGTATATCGTGCTGATATgtatgagaaggatgaaagataACTTAGAGATATCTTgatcgacaacgatgatTCACCAGTCAGTATCAAATTCAGGCACTCGTTACGTAATATGGGATGCCTCGTGCACGGCCAATTGCCGGGTTCCTTCGCACCGGAGTGATTGGGTACCAAGTCATTCATCTGAACGTTCATCAACTGGATTGAACAGCAGTAACCATACATTGCCCAACTTATCTTGTTGATACACACAATGTCGGCAGAATCAGACTTACAACCGGGTCAGAACctcgctcacctccttcctccgtCCTGGAAGGGTGACGTCCAGCGATGGTTCGCAGAAGACACACCTTCATTCGATTGGGCCGGGTTCGTtgtcggtgaagaagagcaagaggCGATCTTGTGGGGCAAAAGTGGGGTGAGTAAGATTCTCGGGGAAGTGCACCCACTAACGAGATGGTTAAGCTGACTTGGAACTGCCTGTCCTGTAGGGTATTCTAGCTGGTGTACCGTTCTTTGACGAAGTGTTCAAGCAAGTCGActgcaagtgagtgatcaagTACTCGTTGCTTCAAACGGCGCTGATAGGTAGTGCGTGACTAGGGTCGAGTGGCTCATGGAGGAAGGGTCTGTCGTGCCTCCCAACACCAAGACGAAAGTCGCCATCGTGACTGGTAAAGCTCGTCAGCTTCTCCTTGGCGAACGAGTTGCCTTGAACACCCTCGCGAGATGTAGTGGTATCGCAACTGTGTAAGTGGTCCCGCCTACGCCAACACGATTTGATTACCCAAACTGATGATCTGCTATAAATTAGGTCGAGACGATTCCGAGATTTGGCTCGAgcagaagggtggaagggtgtTGTTGCCGGAACAAGAAAGACAACGCCCGGATTCAGATTGGTGGAGAAATACGGGATGATGGTTGGAGGTGTTGATCCTCATCGACATGATCTGTCGTCGATGGTCATGTTGAAAGACAACCACATATGGGCTACGGGTATGTCTTCTGTACTCTTGCACCGTTCAAGCTTGAACAAAAGCTCACTTGTAATGCTTAGGCTCGATCACTGCGGCCGTGCAAACTGTCCGCCGAGTGGCCGgtttctcccttcttgtcaATGTTGAATGTCAGAACCTCGCCGAAGCAGACGAGGCGATCGCAGCGGGTGCGAACATTGTCATGCTTGACAACTTGGTAGGGGAGGAATTGCATGGTGCAGCTcgggagttgaagaagaagtggaaaggCCAAGGAAGGGAGTTCTTAATTGAGACGAGTGGAGGTATTGTCGAAGGAAGCTTGACAGCGCGAGTTGGACCGGGTAAGTCCCTTCACGTCGTAGTTATCAAGCTCGATCATTCAAAAGGACTGTTGCGCGATGTGGAAGCTCGCTGACTGATGAGTTATGCTTTTAGACAttgacatcctctccacttctgcCGTTCACCAAAGTTGCCCGCACGTCGATTTCTCACTCAAGATCCAacccaagaagaagtcataGATATCAAATCGTTGCCGATATGCATATGATTCGCGACATGTCGCCACTGATACTATCAAAAGTAATGATAATGCATCGCAGATGAACTTATACGGACTCCTGGTCTGGGTAATGAGAACGACATGGATATGATCGACATGatctcacttcttctctcgaaATCAAAGTAATTGTCTGATCCTACCAAAGGAGAGCGTGGTGATATGAAAGGCGTTACGATGTGTTATTGATACAGTGGATGGTGCCGGCAATGGACCAGAAGAGGGCGGTTTGAAAGTATCGTCTGCTAGACCTCATTTGGTCAGCCTGTACTGCCGTTGACACGCTTCACCGAGCATTGACTCACCGCTACAATACTACTACCAAGGCTAAGCGAACTTCTTGCTGCCTCCGGATGCGGGTGTCATAGGCTTGACAGTCGAAGTTCCGGGATGAGCAGTGTCGCCAGGACGGAGAGAGCTCAAAAGCTGGCTGGCGGCTTGTGCGACCATGACGTGTGGTGGGCTGGGAAGGTTGTCAAGGGGTAGTCAGCTTCGATATCATAGCAAGAACGACCAGCTCGGGGATACATACAGAAAAAGGAGTGATGGAAAGAGCGACTGGGTGTGGAAGTGTAGGAGTTGGGAGCTGAAGGAGGATTACAAGATTACTGACATTGAGGTTGTGAAAAGTCGAAAAGTCCAAAGGACTCGAAATACGTCTGTGCCGAGGAAGAAAATATGTTATTTGTATTGTGGTTGCTAAGGTGCTACAGTAGTAATCGGTGGTTTGTTCGTTGTCGAGTCGAAGCTGATTATGGAAAGGATGAATGTGATGAATTGATTTGCATTGAATGACTTTCAACGTTTCAGTGGCGACGGATCAAAGGTATTTATATATCTTACCCCTTGTCCGTGCCAAAGGTCCCAGCGGGTGCTCATGGGTCATGGGTCATGGTCAGAAGGTCTGAAGTCAAATCCAATGATTCAATCGGGTTCTGTGCTTCTGATCGACCGGGGTTATTCGGCAGAGGAGATCAATCCCCCCTTTTGGAGCGGTGAAGCCATGGACGACTGGTAGTGGTGCTTCTTGACACACATGTCTACGATGCTGTAGGGGCGGCGCAATCGACTTATTTGCGATCAAACAACGAGGTGAAGGGAAAAATTCACGGAGCAAACACGCACCGGATGCACAATGTATGGTCCATAACCTATACCATACCTTCGGATCATGGATCATGGCCACACAATGATGTCTTCGCTGTGTGACCACGGACAGTGTCGTCATGGATGATCGTCGCACAGACCCGTTTTGATGTGGAGTCGGGGAGTTTTGACGTCCCCCAACCTCCTTGCGATCGCCCCTGGCGGGTCATTTAGACGTGTTAGGAATCCGAAACGAGGTGGTGTCTCATGTAATGACTACTACATGCACGACCTCGAGGGGAAATGTGGTGATATAGGTACCGAAATGCGACTGGAATAGCGGAACCAACGGTGCTACAGCAGTCGATGCTTCTCCTGAAACACCACCATCAGTGTGGCATCTTTCACGCCATCTGCCGTCATGACCTTGACTATGAACTGTGTGTACGTGTATGCTTCAGTGCAGCAATGTTGACTAGGTCTATAGGTGATAAAATGCATGGCAGTACCGCATCAACTAAAAAGCTAAGCCACAACCCCGGCAAAAGTCCTCAACTCTTTGCTTCATTAAATCTCCACTCTTCCCGAATTATAAACGTAAAAATGGATCAATCTATACGACCTCGTGTGCATTTCGCTCGTCGTCCGAGGAGCCAGACGAAGGAGCGGCCTTGGGCAAGGGGTGAGCGCCCACACCACCGATAACCGTGTCCCGCACAAAGTTATCTTGCTCCTCGAGTGAAAGGTCCTCGAGAGTCTTGTTCTGAGAGTAGCAACGAAGATGGAGTTAGCGAATGTGGCATTTTCTTCAAGCCTCATTTGGAAtattagctcaccttggtctCCGGCaagagaagagttgagaaTATGCCGGTCAAcatgaagaaggcgaaaATCTCAAGAATGTGCTTCAAGAACTTGTTCTTGCCTCCAATGTTGATCATTCGCGAAAATCCAACTTGAGCGACGATAGCACCGAGCTTGCCTGATGCAGCAGAGATACCGTGTCCAGTACTCCTGTATCGAGTGGGGAAGACCTCACCGGGGATAATGAAGCTATGAAATTGAATGATCACTCGTCAGCAGTAGTCAGACGAACAAGCGCCGGAAACACCAGCTCATACGAGTTGGACTTGGTGCTTGTTGTCAAACAGGCGTGGCAGAACTGAAGCACTTACGTTGTCGTGTTGGGACCGAAGTTTTGGAAGAAGTTGGCCATACAGtacaagaagacgaaggcTGTAGATTGACAATCAGAAGTCAGCCAAAGCTCAACACTCGTACAGATACAGAAGTGCAAAAGAGATAGGTCAAATGAGACTAACCTTTCTTGCCCGAACCAGTCGAGAGGATCTTATCGTATCCGAAACccatgatgacgaagaggacggtgAGGACGGTGAAGCCCATAAGCTGGATGGGCTTTCGGCCCCATGagtcgaccaagaagaaggtagcgTAGTAACCGGGCTATAATGAACCAGCGAACTCAGCGATTGGGCTCAGTGGCATTGCGTCAGAATACTCACGATGAGACCACCGACAGCCAAGATGATATTTCCGACGGAAGCGTTGAAGAGGGTCTGATACATGTTTTCTTGCTTAGTGGGGAGGTTGGTAGAAGAACCGAAACCGATGGTagtgaggatggtggtggagttCAAGCCAAGACCGTAGAAGGCAATGTCGAGTGCGaaccaagaccaagctgTACCGATGAGGATCTTCGCATTCTTCCATTGACCAAAGTGTTGTCTGAAGTCAGCCCAAGTGGCCTTGGGGACCTCGGCACGCTCGACGTTGTGGAGTGGGTCAACAACGTAAGTACCGGTGGTGAGGTAGGTGTCGACGTCGGAAGAGGCTTGCTTGATGTTTCGCTCAATGTCCATGGTGTATCGGGGTGTCTCGGGCAGAGTGAGACGGAAGTAGAGAGCGATGGCAGCGGGAACACAACCGATACCAATGATGAGTCGCCATGCACGGTCAATGGCCGCCAGGTTGGTAAGAGGTTGTCGGTGAATGGCGCCCTTGGAAGCAGCGATGACGATAACAGAGACGATGGCGGAGGTGACTGCATCACGAGTGGTGAATGAGTCGCAGCTAAAGCTCAAAGGGAGACTCTGACTTACAGTTACCCCAACCTTGAGAGGCAAAGACGGCTGTCATCATTCGACCTCTGATTTTTCGTGCAGCGAACTCGGAGGTGATGACTGCGGATACGGGGTAGTCGCCACCGATTCCCACACCCATGATGAATCTCCACATGATCATCACACCGTAGAAGTTGATACCGGGAGCGTGACCAGTGACGGTTTGACCGAGAGTACCGACGATAATGATCATCTGAAGGAACAGACCAATGTTATCAGGATCTCATCCCCTGGTATAGGTCTCAATTGCCGGCGTGGCAGACTCACTAATTCAATACCGTACATCCTTTTCCGACCGACATGGTCGGCCAAAAAACCGAATAAGAGCTGACCGAAGAAGGTACCGATGGAGTGAGCAACCTTGATACCGAGATCTTGGTTGGTGCTGTTGGCGCCGCCATTATGGTAGACGTAACCAATCATGGTGGcggcgatggagatggagaagatatCGTACGCGTCGGTGAAGAATCCGATACCTATGTAGCGGGTCATTCAGCAACGGAAGAAGAAAACGAAGTGGAAGTGGCACTTACCAGCGACGACACACGCCTTAGCGTGAAAGTAGGAGAACTTTGCCTCATCGATCTCGGCGAGGGCGGCACGTCGTCTCTCGCCAGCGGAGACGGCGAGGTTGGCATGAGCCTTTTCAGCTTCAAAGCTAGTAGCCATTATGTGCAAGTACTTGTTGTGTTTTACTTGCTTGATTGAAGTATTGGTGATCGGAAAGTGGGAAAAGACAATTGTTGACGGGGAAAATACAGGATAGGTCCAAGCTCTGATGTTGCCTAATTATATGTAGAATTATACCTCTCGGATTCTCGGCCTTGCTCCGCGCAGTGGGGCTGCTTCAAAGAGCTGaaccaagaagaagaaggagaaaaaaAGTGGAACAAGTGGATCAGGGTGTCGGGGTCGGGTCCACACGGTGAGAGGGGCGATTGGTGTTGCGTTGCACGTTCTTGGCGCATTTCCAAAATAGAACTTTACCTCGATGAAGATGAGTTGATTGTTTTCCCCGTGGCACTACGACTACTGTCGTCGCTCTTCTGTGGGAGGAGTGAATCACATAAGCGTCCTAGCCGCCAGTCCAGAATGGACACTGGCAGGTTGAACGTGTCATTGGTAACGTTGTTCCTCCTCAGGCTTCCCTGCAGATATCCCACTTCATCGAGGAGGGGCCAATAGGCATTGAAAGGCTGATATATGGATGTACATGTATGCACGCACTGTTCTTGATTGCACACGATAACGGCCGATTTTATCGCACGTTCGTGGGATGATAGTGATCGGCGAACATGGTTCCTGACCTGGAACTCCAGTTCTTTGCCTCTTTAGGCAATTCCGAGCAACAACAATGTCCGCATGTCAAACCGCAGATCCAAAAATAGAACACGTCGCTCATGGACATCCAACTTCAATGTCATCCGAGTTGGTTCGTCGTGATTTCGACGCACGTTCCAAACTATGTCCTTGCCGTTGTTCGCCCGGACGATTTTTGCCACTTACCCAGAAATTTGAGCGTGCGGAAGTGCAATCACTTCCCTATGTTACTAATGATTAAGATGGAAAACTCGTCAACGAGATGCGGAGCGTTGCAGCTTGCTCACAGACATCAATATTGTGGCTGCTAGGTGCTGGTTCGACCCACAGCCATGATCATCTTGCATTGCGAGTATCCATTAGACGGAGAGCTTACCCTCAGCTGGGTGAGCGTGGCGCCAACCATGCGAGGGTTCCTCCATATCAACGCTTGGACACCTACTCACACCTGAAGCCATTGACAATTGCATGAGACAAGGAAACCTAATATACTGATATCTCTAAGTTCGAATGTGTCCTGCACAACGGTTTCTCGCTGAACCTGCTCAAACGCACCGCATCTACAACATTGCCAGACCCGCAAGACCCAACAATGAAGCGGCCAACCCCAACCCCGTTATCTCTCGTTGCGCCATGGCAGCACTGCTGGCTGCGGTTGATGAAGCAGACGGTGAGGTAGAAGCCTGGCTGGTTGAGCTGGACCCGGAAGACGAAGTagccgaggaggaaggcacGGTGGTCGATGAGGCGGTGGCGTTGGAGGTTGCGGCGTCGATTGTGCAAGTCTCGTTGGCAGGGACAGTGTATCCGTCAATCAAGACGAGATCGGTACATTGGTATAGATCACCGTCACCCTATAGTTGTGAGGTTAGTGACCGCTCTCACGCCCTCCAAACTGAGAGATGGACATGATACTCACGCCGTCGTACTGGACCTGCAGTGTCACCAACGAACCGTTGGTCAGACCGACGTTGAGACTACCGAGATTGACATTGAAGCAATAGTCTCCAGAAGCTACCTGGAATACTGGCGTCGCAAGAGGAATGGTTTGACCACTGCTGGTCGTGTTGAAGTCGTTGAACGAGGTAGGATTTTCACTAGTGGAGATGAAGGCGACTACACTAGCACGGGGGTGGTGGGAGTCGATACGGACTAGGGAATAAGATACATGAATTAGGTCACTATTTAtaggagagggagggagaggtatTGCTTGAGGAACGAATCCAACTTACTTGGCCCTTGTCCCAAAGGGAATGGTTGTCGCGCCTCGACAGTAGTGAAACCACCGCAGAACTGGATGGACGTCGTCAGCAATCAGGTCTCGCTTTGCTCTTAGTCTGCCCAggcatcactcacttgaggTTCTTTGTCGTCGTCAAATCCTCGTGATGTCTGCGGAAAATTCAAGTTTTAGAAATGGATGATCAAGCAAGATCTTACTATACTTACAGGGTAGTCGAGAGTGAAGTGGGCGAGAGCGGTAGAGGCCAAGGCCGAAGCAGCGAGAAGAGTCTTGATGTTGAACATGTGGGATGAGAGCAGATCAGACGGAGTTCGTTTAGTGTTTTTCTGTGAAGGGGTGTTAGGGATGATTGACCAGTGCAATTATATACGTAAGGATGATACGAAGTAACTGAGATGCGAGCTGGCAATTTCACTCAACGATTCTCCACAAAGGAAGGACCGACATACTCACCCGTCAACCTTGTTCTGGGTATTCTTTCCAACGATTGGCCAAGTGATCGGTGCCTAAAAGACGCAAATAGCCTCGTCGACCGCGGCATTTTTATCTTGTGAGCAGATTACATCAACGAGTGCGTCATTTCGCAACGGCACAGATAAGATAACGATATCCTACCACTGCGCAGATGCTTATAACTTGTTCTCAGCTGAAGACTCTGTGAGGTCATTGTGGGTCGTGATAGATCAAACAGTCCTGAGACTATGAAGAGGAGCCCTGGATAACTATGAATTTCAGAGCTGTTTCGTAACAAGTTGCACGAGCGGCAGATAGAAGCTGCATTGAGCCGAACTGCTAGTTGATATACAAACCGCGACCAGTCGAAGAACTGTGATCCTTCAGAATGCTGTCCTACCTAGCTTGCGTGACGATCACAACGTATGTGGAATCTGCACTCAAATGGGGGCCTCCAGTCGGAACACCTCCATATCGGTGGGTAAGGCGGATATCATGGATCTTTCTAGTAATATGGCTCGGCACTGACATCCGTGATAAGTGATGACTCTGCGTTGTCAGTCACGATTCATCAAAGTATGAAAGCCCACAATATCATGTTTATATCGGGTGACGACTGGATACTCCACGTTTACCCAGCGGGGCAAACGGATAGGCCCGCGTCAACATTTCGCGGAGCTCGTCCTAGCCCCGAAGTGCAACAGCCGTGGGAAAGCTTTTCTGAGCAACATAAATGGGCAGGTCAATTAAAGAAGAACAGTCGCTACCCTGGTGCCTGTTTCTATTATTGCACCCCCTCGTTTCAGTTGAAATACACTAACACCGGACTACCGGGGTGGCTTGATCCTGAACCTTGCGAACTTATACACCCAAGCTCATACAGGTAATTCACAATACAACGCGTGCACGCTAATAATACTAGCTTTGGAACCGCAGTTGCCGCAACGGCAGAACAACGGCAGCCAACAGCAACATAACCTCCGGGGTCTCAGGTTGATTAGGATTCACTTACCTTTACAATTATACGTCATGAACGCCGGGACCTCTGTCGTTGTCCTGTCCTGAGAAGCCGATACCCGGATTTTCTTGATGGCCGGGCTTCTCGTACGGAAAAGCACAGACGCGAAAGGCAGTTTCGCATTTTCTCGATCAGGGAACTGGTAAAAAATGATGCTTGAGGACGATCGATTGTGCCGTTAAATGGTCAAAGTATACTCTAACAGGCAGTAAACCAGTATATGACAGAACGTAATGCAGTGACCTCTATCAGGGTTCGGTGTAGTCAAAATGTGTGTCCTCGCATACGCAGTTGCCCTATGGAGATAAATTGTGAAAAACgagggggaggggagaaggagcaagGAACAATAATTTGCAAGTATGCTTTGAGGACCATTTGAGCTCACACCATCCTATCCATTGAAGTTATATCATTCATAacaatcttcttccaattATTtcggtcttcttccctccatcaTTGACCATCCATTGATCAcatacatcttcttctcatttATTAAGCTTTTAGACTGCTCAGTATTACTGTGGCGCGTTCGCTCCCAGAAGAAAAAAATACAGCAAACGGACGTGTCGCGCGCACTCGCAGCATCCAGTCATCAAGGGACGTAACGCAACGGACCCTTTCGCCGTCGATTGATCATCTCAAGACCATCCATTCGACCTGTTCTTACGCACCACCATCATTGTCTTTCATCAACTAGCTATTCCCATCCAATACACCTCGCATTAGTCGATTACGCATCGTAGAAGTAATCACAAACAACTCCATCATCGACACGGTTGACCAGCTCGATACTTCACAATAGACGGACAGACACATGCACTAGGCCAGAAAATCGGAGAAGAATTTAGACACAGACCGACAGTTACAGGACTACTCCACTCCGCTTTCATCTCCTAGTGTCTCGGCGATCTCTTTCGATAACTCATTGGAAGAAAGGGACTACAGTACAAACAAGCTTAGTCTCCTACGAAGGGCCCAAAAACAATCGATCACAAAAGATCGGAGGAATAACTTGTTGTCTCCACCGGCTCCAATCTGCACAAAAACACTTGAGCCGACAAACAACAACTCattctcttcatctctttTCCCATCTCCTGTCTTTGCgacatacacacatacacacagcAACTCGAACATCTGAACAAACACGCCCACACGGCCAAACACATCTTCCCAATATGGTCACCTTACCACACTCAATACAGCgactcatcttcgtcttcatcctcgctgctccccttctctccatcgcTGCTCCTGCCGCAGCGGCTGCAGCTGATCCCCCATCGAAACTCCAACCTCGAGCTCCCATGCCATCCCGACGAATGGGAGCGACGAAACGATCGAAAAAGGTCGAGccattgaagaagaaggactaTTCTTCTTTCTTGTGTCCAGGAGGTTCCGTCGCATGT from Kwoniella shandongensis chromosome 4, complete sequence carries:
- a CDS encoding kynureninase translates to MEKNIPTLEDLARLDREDPLNWTRDEFEMPTIKACGGEGEGEAIYFCGNSLGLLNKRARQHILEELDVWSTSTVTGHFKHPHNRPWKHVDAPLTPHLAKIIGAKEEEVAHSSTLTSNIHNLFMSFYRPTEKRWKIVIEKGSFPSDWYAIHSHPKLHDKVLSQEQIDNAVIGLSPREGEETLRTEDILKVLEDNKDTIAIVWLPLVQYYTGQLFDIATIAPKAHEIGALIGLDMAHGIGNVETKLNEWDVDFAVWCTYKYLNAGPAAIGGYYIKTRLDDGGRRLAGWWGNDAATRFQMSPDFQPTPGAKGYQHSCTPVLSSIPLLATLELIDKVGFPNMVAKGRQLTGTLATLLQASRYYVDAKDDQSRVGFKILTPDAPYRGTQISIAITPEGKGTMPRVFSRMIQRGVVGDERQPSVIRLSPVVLYNKFEEVGKTVQTLELALKEEEEWQKNGGDVDVKDHDIISKE
- a CDS encoding phosphate:H+ symporter; this translates as MATSFEAEKAHANLAVSAGERRRAALAEIDEAKFSYFHAKACVVAGIGFFTDAYDIFSISIAATMIGYVYHNGGANSTNQDLGIKVAHSIGTFFGQLLFGFLADHVGRKRMYGIELMIIIVGTLGQTVTGHAPGINFYGVMIMWRFIMGVGIGGDYPVSAVITSEFAARKIRGRMMTAVFASQGWGNFTSAIVSVIVIAASKGAIHRQPLTNLAAIDRAWRLIIGIGCVPAAIALYFRLTLPETPRYTMDIERNIKQASSDVDTYLTTGTYVVDPLHNVERAEVPKATWADFRQHFGQWKNAKILIGTAWSWFALDIAFYGLGLNSTTILTTIGFGSSTNLPTKQENMYQTLFNASVGNIILAVGGLIPGYYATFFLVDSWGRKPIQLMGFTVLTVLFVIMGFGYDKILSTGSGKKAFVFLYCMANFFQNFGPNTTTFIIPGEVFPTRYRSTGHGISAASGKLGAIVAQVGFSRMINIGGKNKFLKHILEIFAFFMLTGIFSTLLLPETKNKTLEDLSLEEQDNFVRDTVIGGVGAHPLPKAAPSSGSSDDERNAHEVV
- a CDS encoding nicotinate-nucleotide diphosphorylase (carboxylating), with the protein product MSAESDLQPGQNLAHLLPPSWKGDVQRWFAEDTPSFDWAGFVVGEEEQEAILWGKSGGILAGVPFFDEVFKQVDCKVEWLMEEGSVVPPNTKTKVAIVTGKARQLLLGERVALNTLARCSGIATVSRRFRDLARAEGWKGVVAGTRKTTPGFRLVEKYGMMVGGVDPHRHDLSSMVMLKDNHIWATGSITAAVQTVRRVAGFSLLVNVECQNLAEADEAIAAGANIVMLDNLVGEELHGAARELKKKWKGQGREFLIETSGGIVEGSLTARVGPDIDILSTSAVHQSCPHVDFSLKIQPKKKS